The following proteins come from a genomic window of Maylandia zebra isolate NMK-2024a linkage group LG22, Mzebra_GT3a, whole genome shotgun sequence:
- the s100u gene encoding S100 calcium binding protein U, whose amino-acid sequence MESAIQTMVKVFLKSSKGRESLGKKEFQNLVSSQLGNILTDTDSKEAIDNMGKGLDSDQDGKVGFEEFMKLVGYVACSLSEQRSLAKEEPAQNSASAQVAQSVPNKDAQKPNANEEAKPEANEEAKPAASAEVKVEANADAKAEVKVEAKAEGQTQPEAAKEAAVSATAAKAGEVAVKAEENVEETVKVGETADKLPAAVKEDVEKKTEEATS is encoded by the exons GTGAAGGTCTTCCTGAAGTCGTCCAAAGGAAGGGAGAGTCTAGGGAAGAAAGAATTCCAAAACCTTGTCTCATCCCAGCTGGGAAACATCCTCACG GACACAGACAGCAAAGAAGCGATAGACAACATGGGTAAGGGGCTGGATAGCGACCAAGATGGCAAGGTTGGCTTTGAGGAGTTCATGAAGCTAGTCGGCTATGTGGCCTGCTCGCTGAGTGAGCAACGTTCGCTCGCCAAAGAGGAACCTGCACAGAATTCTGCATCTGCACAAGTGGCACAAAGCGTCCCCAACAAGGACGCTCAGAAGCCCAACGCGAACGAGGAAGCGAAGCCCGAGGCGAACGAAGAGGCAAAGCCAGCAGCAAGTGCTGAAGTGAAGGTAGAAGCAAATGCAGACGCAAAGGCAGAAGTAAAGGTAGAAGCAAAGGCAGAGGGGCAGACGCAGCCGGAGGCAGCAAAGGAAGCAGCTGTGtctgccacagctgcaaaagcaggAGAAGTGGCTGTAAAAGCGGAGGAAAACGTGGAGGAAACGGTAAAGGTGGGGGAAACTGCAGACAAGCTCCCCGCTGCTGTGAAGGAAGATGTGGAAAAGAAGACAGAGGAGGCGACCTCATAG